From one Lotus japonicus ecotype B-129 chromosome 3, LjGifu_v1.2 genomic stretch:
- the LOC130748721 gene encoding uncharacterized protein LOC130748721: protein MFNNLTHLNVDLGYCMFTDEAVMNILQKTPKLEVLNIPMGFDPETCLDGEHWILNSVPSCFKYSLKLFSISHFRGVEAEIQLLKFLLENATVLAEIRIFCSKILSADLKKQAEISNQLQPVGLGSCVIKFT from the exons ATGTTCAACAATTTGACACATCTTAATGTGGATTTGGGATATTGTATGTTCACTGATGAAGCTGTAATGAACATTCTCCAAAAGACACCTAAATTGGAAGTTCTTAATATTCCTATG GGATTTGACCCAGAGACCTGCTTGGATGGTGAACACTGGATATTGAACTCAGTGCCTTCTTGTTTCAAATATAGTctcaaattattttctatttcacATTTTCGTGGGGTTGAAGCTGAAATCCAGTTGCTAAAGTTTTTGTTAGAAAATGCCACAGTTTTGGCGGAAATCCGGATATTCTGTTCGAAAATTTTATCTGCTGATTTGAAGAAGCAGGCTGAGATCAGCAATCAGTTGCAACCTGTAGGCCTGGGAAGCTGTGTCATTAAGTTTACATGA